The Ascaphus truei isolate aAscTru1 chromosome 3, aAscTru1.hap1, whole genome shotgun sequence genome includes a region encoding these proteins:
- the LOC142491392 gene encoding claudin-8-like has translation MESGAVQIAGLVLGGIGLVGTCAVTGLPQWRVTAFIENNIVVFETLWEGLWMNCIRQANIRMQCKIYDSLLALTPDLQAGRALMCIAVLLSFLAFMIAIVGMKCTQCAGDNERTKGLILLISGISFIFAGAIVLIPVSWTANQIIRDFYNPLVNAAQKRELGEAIYIGWATSLFLIAGGCILCCFCRNSEKTYKYSIPHKSASNIPRDAIARKTSSLYSKSQYV, from the coding sequence ATGGAAAGTGGTGCAGTACAAATTGCTGGACTTGTTCTGGGAGGCATTGGTCTTGTTGGCACTTGTGCTGTTACGGGCTTGCCTCAGTGGAGAGTGACTGCCTTCATTGAGAACAACATTGTGGTGTTTGAAACGCTCTGGGAAGGTCTGTGGATGAACTGCATCAGGCAAGCAAACATCAGGATGCAGTGCAAAATATACGACTCCCTGTTAGCGCTGACACCTGATTTACAGGCTGGCAGAGCGTTGATGTGCATTGCAGTCCTACTCTCATTCCTCGCCTTCATGATCGCCATTGTTGGCATGAAGTGCACGCAGTGTGCCGGAGATAACGAGAGAACCAAAGGACTCATACTTCTGATTTCTGGGATTTCTTTCATCTTTGCTGGCGCCATTGTTTTGATTCCAGTATCCTGGACAGCCAATCAGATAATCAGGGACTTCTACAACCCCCTTGTCAATGCAGCACAGAAGAGAGAGCTTGGAGAAGCGATTTACATAGGTTGGGCAACATCACTGTTTCTTATTGCTGGAGGTTGTATACTGTGCTGTTTTTGCCGGAACAGCGAGAAAACGTACAAGTACTCAATACCTCACAAATCAGCATCAAATATCCCTCGTGATGCCATAGCAAGGAAAACGTCAAGTCTATACTCCAAAAGCCAGTATGTCTAG